Below is a window of Planctomicrobium piriforme DNA.
CCGCTGGACTCGTCGGTAGAAAGGCATGGGCCTTTCTACCGAAGAACGGCCGGCACACTTCTGGCGAAATGCCAGGGCCTCCTGTGGTGGTCGGCCATTGTCAGCCTCCCCGTCAGCCAGTGGGATTTCCTGGTGGATTACATTAATATCTCGTTAATTTCCATAAGCCAAGGCGACGAGACAAGTTACAAGAACCTATTACATACTTTCTGCCAGTTCGGTCTAGAGTATTTTCAGAGTTAGAAAAGGAAAACTATATAGAGAGAAGGGGGCGAGCTGTTTGTAAGTACTTTCCACATCCATTTAGTGAATAAGCACTTACGGAAAGTGCCAAAATGGCATTGTATTTGGAGGTTTAGCTCATTTCATTTGGAAAGAATCATGTGCGCCAAATGCGATTACAGCATGATAAATGTCAGCGAGCGAAGTGAGGAAACTGTGATCAATCTGCAATCCGGTGATTTTGGAATCGATGATTGTGAATTACCCAATATTTGGATTTTCAGTTGCACGTTTCGACCACCGGAGCTTCATTTCATGCCAACAAAAGAACAGGACATCGCAGACAATCGTCACTCAATGTTTACGGCAAAACAAGTCGCCGACATCCTGAACGTTTCGACCAGAACCGTCCATCGCCTCCGAAGCAGCCGCGAACTACCTTCGCCGGTTGAATTCGGTGGAAACGTCCGCTGGCGACGATCTGTGATCGAGTCATGGATTTCGGACGGATGCCCGTCTGATCAGATTTGAACTCACTTCAATTGGTAATCCGTTAATCGAGCCGCGAAACCCGGTCACGCCGGCCGGGTTTCCTTTTTGAAGCCAGATGCGAGAATCACAATGCCGAGCGTTTACAAGCGGAGTCGAGACAAGGGAAGACGGGGAGCCAGTTGGTTCTATGATTATGTTGACCACACAGGGAAGCGGATCACGCGGAAGGGATTCACGGATCGTCAGGCGACAATCCAACTGGCTGCGAAGCTGGAGCAGGACGCCCGCAAGCGAAGGGACGGTTTGATTGACCCCGTTTCCGAGCAACTGGCCGACCATCGGAAATCGAAGATCGACGAGCATCTGACTGCGTTTACCAACTTCCTGCAATCGGGAAGCAACACCGCGAAACACGTCAGCATGGTGACGGCTCGCATTCAAGCCATCATCGACGGCTGCGAAGCCAAGACCATTGCGGACATCACGCCGGAAAAAGTGGAGGCGTGGCTAGTTGATTTCCGGAAAGAGACGGACATCGGACCGCGGACCTCGAACCACTACTTGCAGGCTCTCAACTCGTTTGCCAACTGGATGGTCGAACGGAAACGGATGGCATCGAATCCGTTTGCCGGCTTGAAGTCCATGAGTGAGGACATGGATATCCGCCACAAGCGACGGGCACTCTCACCAGAAGAGTTCGCAAAGCTGGTGGAGTCTGCCCGGCGGAGCGAGAAATCGATTCAGAAGTACGATGGGGATACACGGGCGAGAATCTACATCCTCTCATACATGACTGGACTTCGCCGGAGTGAAATCGGCAGCCTGACCCCTCACAGCTTCAATCTGCAAGCCGATCCGCCCACAGTGACGGTCGAGGCAGCCTGTTCCAAACATCGCAAGCAAGACACTCTGCCCTTGCATTCCGAACTCGTGGTGATGCTGAAGGAATGGTTGAAGGGACTGCCAACTGATCAGATCCTTTTCCCCAAACTGTCGAAACGCCGAACCTGGCTGATGGTCAAAAAGGATCTGGAGCGAGTCGGCATCCCCTACGAAACTGCCGAAGGGATTGCCGACTTCCACGCTGCGGGCCGACATTCTCACATCACGCAACTTTTGAGGAATGGAGCGACACTGCCCGAAGCCATGAAGCTGGCCCGACATTCCACAGTCAGCATGACCATGAACTACACGCACATTGGCTTGGAAGATCAGGCGAAAGCACTGGCAAATCTGCCTTGGCAGCGTTCTGACAGTGATCTGCCAGTGCGCGAGGATCATTCCGAGTCTTTTCATGTCCTCGATTCGCGGTCCGCAGTCCGGACGAAAACCAACGAAAGTCCTGGCTGGAACAGCGGTTCTGGCAACAAAAATAGCCGCTTGTCACAAATTGACAAAACGGCCATTTTTATGGAGGCGGCGGGAATTGAACCCGCGTCCTGAGAGCCCTGAAATGCGGCTTCTACGTGCGTAGACGCTTGTTTCCGCTCCTCGCTGCCGTCGCGACAAACGACAAACCCTTCGGCAGCCAGGTCGCCACAAATCTTACTTCAGGCGTAGCAACCGTTGACCTGAAGCCAGTCTGATTTTGTGACCAGCTTTCGGACTCCTCAGACGGGGATTCCTCAACTGGGGAAGCCTAATTAGGCAACCAGGGCAAACTGCTTGTTGTTATTGGCAGTTAGGTTTTGATCAGCTTTTTACGTGGCCAACTGATCAACCACGACACGCAACCTGCACCCGCGGAGAACCAGTCGAATCCGATCGCCCCCGAATCGCAGCTTCCCAATCGTATGCGGCACTGGCGGTTCGGTCAATGGGGACGGGAGAGTCCAGTGTCCAGAGACGAGAGTCCAGAGCCAGAGGGTGAGGAGACAGGAACGGCCCTGAACAATTTGTGCAGTTGTTGTGTCGAGAGTGGGGTGTCATTCTGCGGTCTGTTTTGTGGAAATACTGCGGGAGAGTGCTGATGGCGCGCGTCAGATGCTGGCAGGTGGATGCCTTTACCGACCGTCCGTTTTCGGGGAATCCGGCCGCGGTCTGCTGGCTTGATGAACCGGTTCCGGACGACTGGATGCAGGCGGTCGCCGCCGAAATGAATCTCTCCGAAACGGCTTTCGTCCGACCCAAGGGCGACCAGCTTGGTTTACGCTGGTTCACTCCCACCGTTGAAGTGGACCTTTGCGGGCATGCGACCTTGGCGACCGCGCACGCCCTCTGGTCGAACAATCTGGTCAGCCAAGAACGGCCGCTGGAATTTCAGACCCGCAGCGGAGTGCTCACCTGTAAACGAGATGGAGAGTTGATCGAACTCGACTTCCCTGCTCTCCCGTCGACAGGAGCCATAGCCGACACGACGATTTTGTCTGCGTTGGGACTGAAACAATGTGCGCACTTTGGACGGACTCGATTCGATTCCCTCGTCGTGGTCGATTCGCCAGACATCGTGCGTTCGCTCTCTCCTGATTTTGCCCGGCTGCGAGCAGTGAACACGCGGGGAGTCATTGTCACGGCACTCTCCGATGACCCAAAGTTCGACTTCATTTCCCGGTTCTTCGCCCCGGCTGTCGGTGTGGACGAAGATCCGGTGTGCGGATCGGCCCACTGCTGCCTGGCTCCTTACTGGGGCGGCGTGCTCGGCAAGTCGTCGCTGATGGCCTATCAGGCGTCTGCCCGGGGAGGCGGGTTGCGATTGAAAGTCGCCGGAGATCGGGTCAAACTTGGCGGTCAGGCAGTCACCGTCTGGCAAGGCGAACTGCTTTGCTGAAACGTATCTTTTCTTCGATCGAGAGCTGAACCCTGTCTGCCGACAACTCCCCACCTCCCGACAACCGTTCTCGCTGCCCCTGGGCCAAAGGGGAGCAGTATGTCCTGTATCACGACCAGGAATGGGGCGTGCCGGTGCATGATGACCGGCTGTTGTTTGAATATCTGATTCTCGAAGGTGCGCAGGCAGGCCTGAGCTGGGAAACAGTCCTCAAGAAACGTGAGAACTACCGGGCAGCGTTTGACAACTTCGAACCCGCCGTCGTCGCGAAATACAAGGCCAGGAAACAGGCGGCCCTGCTGCTGAACCCGGGAATCATTCGCAATCGCCTGAAGATCGCCAGTGCCGTGAAGAATGCTCAGGCGTTTCTGGACGTTCAAGCGGAATTCGGCACGTTCGACGCCTACATCTGGAAGTTTGTGAACGGCAAGCCGCTGCAGAACAAAATTCGCGAGCCGGGCGACGTGCTGGCCAAGACCGCCGAATCCGACGCGATGAGCAAAGACCTCAAACGCCGCGGCTTCAACTTCGTCGGCAGCACTATCTGCTACGCCTTCATGCAGGCAGTTGGCATGGTCAATGACCACTTCGTGAGCTGCTTCCGGCACCTCGAATTGAAGTGACGGAAGGACTTCAAATTTAGCCACAGATGAACACAGATTCACACAGATAAGAGTTAAATGCATCGATCAGAATCGGGGCTGAGCCTCGCTCATCTCAGCCGTTAAAGCTCCGCATCAGAATCCGAAATCTGTGTTCATCTGTGTTCATCTGTGGCTGGCTTCTCTTTCTTGCCACAGACTCCAATCAGTACCGCTGCGATCACAGACCCGAGCAGGTTGAAGACCAGATCCCACCCGGTGTTTTCATAGCCGCCGACGTTGGTGTTCGGCATGAGTCGGGTTGCGAGGAATTCGACCACTTCATTGAGCGCCCCGAAACCCATGCCACCGGCGACGCAGAGGATCAACAGGCCAAATGAGGGCGTAACGGCGACGCCCCGGTTTTCGAAAGCTCGACGCAGGGCCTGCCAGCAGATCCAGGTCGTCAGCCCGAACCCGCTGGCGTGGACCAGTTGATCGTACTTCAGCCAGCCGGGGATGATCCACCAGTTGTAGAGGACATGCGGCTCGCCAGGATTGACCGGCCAG
It encodes the following:
- a CDS encoding PhzF family phenazine biosynthesis protein → MARVRCWQVDAFTDRPFSGNPAAVCWLDEPVPDDWMQAVAAEMNLSETAFVRPKGDQLGLRWFTPTVEVDLCGHATLATAHALWSNNLVSQERPLEFQTRSGVLTCKRDGELIELDFPALPSTGAIADTTILSALGLKQCAHFGRTRFDSLVVVDSPDIVRSLSPDFARLRAVNTRGVIVTALSDDPKFDFISRFFAPAVGVDEDPVCGSAHCCLAPYWGGVLGKSSLMAYQASARGGGLRLKVAGDRVKLGGQAVTVWQGELLC
- a CDS encoding DNA-3-methyladenine glycosylase I; protein product: MSADNSPPPDNRSRCPWAKGEQYVLYHDQEWGVPVHDDRLLFEYLILEGAQAGLSWETVLKKRENYRAAFDNFEPAVVAKYKARKQAALLLNPGIIRNRLKIASAVKNAQAFLDVQAEFGTFDAYIWKFVNGKPLQNKIREPGDVLAKTAESDAMSKDLKRRGFNFVGSTICYAFMQAVGMVNDHFVSCFRHLELK
- a CDS encoding helix-turn-helix transcriptional regulator: MCAKCDYSMINVSERSEETVINLQSGDFGIDDCELPNIWIFSCTFRPPELHFMPTKEQDIADNRHSMFTAKQVADILNVSTRTVHRLRSSRELPSPVEFGGNVRWRRSVIESWISDGCPSDQI
- a CDS encoding tyrosine-type recombinase/integrase, translated to MPSVYKRSRDKGRRGASWFYDYVDHTGKRITRKGFTDRQATIQLAAKLEQDARKRRDGLIDPVSEQLADHRKSKIDEHLTAFTNFLQSGSNTAKHVSMVTARIQAIIDGCEAKTIADITPEKVEAWLVDFRKETDIGPRTSNHYLQALNSFANWMVERKRMASNPFAGLKSMSEDMDIRHKRRALSPEEFAKLVESARRSEKSIQKYDGDTRARIYILSYMTGLRRSEIGSLTPHSFNLQADPPTVTVEAACSKHRKQDTLPLHSELVVMLKEWLKGLPTDQILFPKLSKRRTWLMVKKDLERVGIPYETAEGIADFHAAGRHSHITQLLRNGATLPEAMKLARHSTVSMTMNYTHIGLEDQAKALANLPWQRSDSDLPVREDHSESFHVLDSRSAVRTKTNESPGWNSGSGNKNSRLSQIDKTAIFMEAAGIEPAS